The region CAGCTCCTCGGTCGACAGCGCGTGGAACACCACGACGTCGTCGAGCCGGTTGAGGAACTCCGGCTTGAAGTGCTGGTGCACCACCGCCCGGACGGCCTCGTCGCGCTGCTGCTCGGTGAGGTTGGGGTCGGCGATCGCCTGCGACCCCAGGTTCGAGGTCAGCACCAGGATCGTGCTGCGGAAGTCCACCGTCCGGCCCTGGCCGTCGGTCAGCCTGCCGTCGTCGAGGGCCTGCAACAGCACGTCGAAGACGTCCTGGTGCGCCTTCTCCACCTCGTCGAACAGCACCACCGAGTACGGGCGGCGGCGCACCGACTCGGTGAGCTGGCCGCCCTGGTCGTAACCGACGTAGCCGGGCGGCGCACCGACCAGGCGCGCGACCGAGTGCTTCTCGGAGTACTCGCTCATGTCGATGCGGACCATCGCCCGGTCGTCGTCGAACAGGAAGCCCGCCAGCGCCTTGGCCAGCTCGGTCTTGCCCACGCCGGTGGGCCCCAGGAACATGAACGAGCCCGTGGGCCGGTCCGGGTCGGACACGCCCGCGCGCGCCCGGCGCACCGCGTCGGAGACCGCGCGCACCGCCTCGGCCTGGCCGACGACGCGGGCGGAGAGCTCGTCCTCCATCCGCAGCAGCTTGGTCGTCTCGCCCTCCAGCAGCCGGCCCGCGGGGATGCCCGTCCACGCGCTCACCACGTCGGCGACGTCGTCGGGCGTGACCTCCTCCTGCAGCATCGCCTTGTGCCTGCTCTGGGCCGCGGTGGCCGAGTCGAGCTCCTTCTCCAGCGTCGGGATCCGGCCGTAGCGCAGCTCGGCGGCCTTGCCGAGGTCGCCGTCGCGCTCGGCGCGCTCGGACTCGCCGCGCAGCTGCTCGAGCTGGGTCTTGAGCACGCGGATCTTGTCGATCGACTCCTTCTCGCCCTGCCAGCGCGCGGTCAGCTCGGACAGCTTCTCGCGCCGGTCGGCCAGCTCGGAGCGCAGCGCGGCCAGCCGGTCCAGCGACGCCGGGTCCTCCTCCTTGGCCAGCGCCATCTCCTCGATCTCCAGCCTGCGCACGGCCCGCTCGACCTCGTCGATCTCCACCGGACGGGAGTCGATCTCCATGCGCAGCCGGGACGCGGCCTCGTCGACGAGGTCGATGGCCTTGTCCGGCAGGAACCGCGCGGTGATGTAGCGGTCGGAGAGGGTGGCGGCGGCGACCAGCGCGCCGTCGGTGATCCGCACACCGTGGTGGACCTCGTAGCGCTCCTTGAGGCCGCGCAGGATGGCGACGGTGTCCTCCGGGCTCGGCTCGCCGACCAGCACCTGCTGGAACCGGCGCTCCAGGGCCGCGTCGGTCTCGATGTGCTCGCGGTACTCGTCGAGGGTCGTGGCGCCGACCATGCGCAGCTCGCCGCGGGCGAGCATCGGCTTGATCATGTTGCCCGCGTCCATCGCGCCCTCACCGGTCGCGCCCGCGCCGACGATGGTGTGCAGCTCGTCGATGAAGGTGATGATCTGGCCCGCCGACTCGGTGATCTCCTTGAGCACCGCCTTGAGGCGTTCCTCGAACTCGCCCCGGTACTTCGCGCCCGCGACCATCGAGCCCAGGTCCAGCGACACCACCCGCTTGCCGCGCAGCGACTCCGGCACGTCGCCGGCCACGATCCGCTGGGCCAGCCCCTCGACGATGGCGGTCTTGCCGACGCCGGGCTCGCCGATCAGCACCGGGTTGTTCTTGGTGCGCCGGGACAGCACCTGCACGACGCGGCGGATCTCGGCGTCGCGGCCGATCACCGGGTCGACGTCACCGCGGCGGGCGCGGTCGGTGAGGTCCTGGCCGTACTTCTCCAGCGCCTTGTAGGTGCCCTCGGGATCGGGGCTGGACACCCGGGCGGAGCCGCGCACCTTGGCGAAGGCGTCCTTGAGCGCCTCCGGCGTGGCGCCGTGCTTGCGCAGCAGGTCGGCGACCTGGCCGCCCTCGGTCGCCAGCCCGACGAGCAGGTGCTCGGTGGAGACGTAGTCGTCGCCCATCTCGGTGGCCAGGTGCTGGCCGTGGGTCAGCGACCTGACCGCCTCGCGCGAGAGCTGCGGCGCGGAGACGGTGGAGCCGCTGGCCGCCGGGAGGGCGTTGATGATCCGTTCCAGCTCGGAGCGCACCTCGGCGGGGTCGGCGTCGACCGCGGACAGCAGCGGCGCGGTGAGCCCGTCGCCCTGGGCGAGCAGGGCGCCGAGCAGGTGGGCGGGCGTGACGTCGGGATTGCCCGCGACGGTCGCGGCCTGCGCCGCCGAAGAGATCGCCTGCTGGGTCTTCGTGGTCGGGTTGAAAGCGTCCATTCCTCACCTCGTCGCACTTGCCTGCCACCCGGTACCCCGCCGCCGTCACGAGCCGGCGTTAGGAAAGTTGAGCGGCCCGCACTCAAGTCTAGCGGCAAGAAGAGGCGCGTGCAGCCACCCGCCGGTGACCGCACGCGCCTCGGATGCTCCCGCAACCCCCGGGGAGCCGATGACCAGCCCTTCCGCCGCACGGCCTCAGCCCTGCCGGACCGCCTGGATGTCGATGTCGACGCGCAACGTGGTGCCGATGGCGGCGATGCCCGTGCGCAGCGCCTGGTTGAAGTTCATCGCGAAGTCCTCCCGGCGCAGCTGCACCGACGCCGAAGCCGAAGCCCGAGTACCGCCCCACGGGTCCGGCCCCACGCCTGCGAAGCGGGTGTCCAGCCGCACCTGCCTGCTCACCCCGCACAGCATCAGGACGCCGTCGAGGTCCCAGGCGTCGCCGCCGCGGGGGCGCAGCGCGGTCGAGCGGAACGCGATCTCCGGGTAGCGCTCGACGTCGAGGAAGTCCGCGCCGCGCAGGTGCTCGTCGCGCTGCTCGTTGGCCGTGTCGATGCTCCTGGCGTCGATCACGACCTCCACGACCGACGTCTCGATCGGGTTGCCGACGTGGACGTCACCGGTGAAGTCGGTGAAGCGGCCGTGGATGCTGCTGATCCCCAGATGCCGCGCGCTGGCCCGGATCGACGAGTGCACCGGGTCGATCCGCCACCGCCCCGGCGCGGGCAGGTCGAACCCACCGGCCTGCCGCAGCTCGACCACTCCGAGCGCCGCCGCCCGGCCCTCGTGCACCATCGTCGTCCGCGCCACCGGCTCGTAGCCGAGCGCGGTGATGATCGTGGTGTAGGTGCCCGCGGGCAGCCCGGCGGCGACCGCCGAGCCGTCGTCGTCGCCCAGAACCCTGGCGACCTGCGCGCCCGCCGGGTCGATGACAGTCAGCGCGGCGCCGGGCACCGGCCAGCCGTCGCCGGCGCGCACGGTGGCGGTCACCGCGCCGTGGCCGTTGTCCATGTTCAGCATGCCCTTCCTGCTCAGTTCCCGGGGTGGCCCAGCTCGACGTCGTGGGCGACCTGCTCGCCCGCGACCCGCAGCGACGACGCGACCGGCGGATAGCCGGTGGCGATGACGGTGTACTCGCCCTCCGGCAGGTCGGTGAACTCGTAGCCGCCGTCGGCACCGGTGGTGGCCGCCGCGACGACCACGCCGTCGACGTCCAGCAGGGTGACCCTGGCGTCGGGCACCGGGGCGTCGAGCCCGGGAGCCCGCACGACGCCGCTGAGCGTCGTGCCGGCCTGCAACGCCACGTCCAGCTGCACCTGCTCGCCGTCGTCGACGTGGACCGAGGTCGCCGTCGGGCGGTAGCCGTCGGCGGTGACGGTCAGCGCGTACACGCCGCCGACCAGACCGCCGAACACGTACCGGCCGCCCTCGCCGGTGGCGCAGGAACCGATGACCTCGCCCCGGACGTCGGTGAGCAGCACCATCGCGCCGGAGACCTCCCGCGCGCCGGCGCGGACCACGCCGCTGACCCCGCCCGCGCCGAACATCCGCACGTCGTGGGCCACCGGCCGGTCGCCGATCACGACCATCGACGCGGTCGGCTGGTAGCTGCCGCCGGAGGCGATCAGCACGTAGCTGCCGCCGTGCGGGACCGCGAGGCGGTAGCGGCCGTCGCCCGAGGTGCGCACCCGGCCCGCCTGGCGCCCGCTGGAGTCGGTGAGGGTGAGCACCACGCCCTCGACCGGAGCGCCGGAAGCGTCTGTCACCGAACCGTGTAGGTGGAGATCGTCGAGGATTCCCGTCAACTGCACTCCTTCGGTGGTGTACGGCCGCGGCCTCACCGGCTCTGACCAGGCATCGGACCCGTTGTTCACAGAGTTGTCCACAGGTTCGCGGCGGCTGTGCACAGTGCCTTCGCGCACACCCCCAACCTGGGGATAGCCGCTGGTGGCGGCGGCTTCGTGCGCGCTGGTATCCACCGACTTGTCCACAGATTCGGCGGAGTTGTCCACAGCCCCCTGCGCGGGCTGTGAATCAACCGTGGTGCGCAGCGGGACCTCCTTGATGAACAGCACAGCTAGCAGCGTCACCACGGAGATGCACGCGGACACGAGGAAGATGTCCCCGATCGCGTCTCCGTAGGCGGCCCGGACCACGACCTGGACGGGCGCTGGCAGCGAGTCGATGTCGAGCGAACCGCCTCCGCCCGCTCCGGAGGCGGCGGGCGTTCCGGCCAGTCCCGCCACGATGTAGTCCGAGACGCGCGTCGCGAGGATCGCGCCCAGCACCGAGACGCCCGCCGAGCCGCCCAGCGTCCGGAAGAACGTCACGACCGAGGTGACCGACCCCATGTCCCGGCTGTCGGTGGTGTTCTGCACCGCCAGCACGAGGTTCTGCATCAGCGCGCCGACGCCGATGCCCATCATGGCCAGGTAGCAGCCGACCAGCACCAGGTTCGTCTCGTGGTCGATCGTGCTCAGCAGCGCCATCCCGGCCACCAGCACGATGCCGCCGCCGACCAGGAACGGCTTGATGCGCCCGGTGCGGCGGGAGATGATCTGGCCGGAGATCGTCGAGGACAGGAACAGCCCGCCGACCATCGGCAGCGTCATCAGGCCGGCGTGGGTGGGGCTGAAGCTGCGCGCGATCTGGAAGTACTGGCCCAGGAAGACCGCGCCGCCGAACATCGCCGTACCGACCGCGACGGTGCCGATCGTGGCCAGGTGACGGTGCCGTTGCGGAACATCCGCAGCGGCACGATCGGCTCGCCGACCCTGCTCTCGATGATCACCGCCACGACCAGCGCCGCCACGCCGCCACCGACGAGGGCGGCGGTCTCCGGCGAGGCCCAGGCGAACTGCTTGCCCGCCATCGACACCCAGACCAGCAGCAGGCTCACACCGCCGACGAGGAACAGCGCGCCGAACCAGTCGATCTTGATGGGGCGCTTGACGACCGGCAGCTTCAGCGTGCGGCCCAGGACGATGAACGCGATGACCGCGATCGGCACCGTGACCCAGAAGCACCAGCGCCAGCCCAGCCACGGGGTGTCGACGATGACGCCGCCGACCAGCGGTCCGCTGACCGTGGCCACCGCGAAGGTCGCGCCGATGTAGCCGCTGTAGCGGCCGCGCTCGCGCGGCGAGACCATCGCGGCGATCACGACCTGGATCAGCGCCTGCAGCCCGCCCATGCCGATGCCCTGCACCGCGCGGAAGCCGATCAGCACCGGCATCGACTGCGCGAAGCCGCCGAGCACCGAGCCGACCGTGAAGATCGTGATGGCGAGCTGGTAGAGCGCCTTCTTGCTGAACAGGTCGGAGAGCTTGCCCCAGATCGGCGTGCTCGCGGTCGAGGTCAGCAGCATCGCGGTGACGACCCAGGTGTACTGGCTCTGGCTGCCGTTCAGATCGGCGAGGATGCGCGGCAGCGCGTTCGACACGATGGTCGAGCTGAGGATGGCGACCAGCAGGGCCAGCATCAGGCCCGACATCGCCTCCATGATCTGCCGGTGGGTCATCGGCTCGGACGTCCCGTCCGCATGCGCGGGCGCGACCCGCTCGGGGGCCGCGTGCCGGATCGTCGAGCTGGTCATCAGGCTCCTTCCGTCGTCGTGGGCGTTTGCGCCGCGGGCGCGGGCGTCGCGGCCGGCGCGGGTTGTCGAGGTGCGGGCCGCTCAGGCGTGGGCCGCTCGGGTGCGGGCGGCTCGGGTGCGGGCGGCTGTGGCGTGGGCCGCTCGGACCCGGGGTGTTCGGGTGCGGGCCGCTCGGCTGCGGGCGTCGCCGCGGAGGACGTGGGCTCCGCGCCGGTGGACGGCTCGGCGCCCCGCCGCGCGTCCGCCGGGACCTCCTCCTGCGCGTGGGCCGCGCGGTGCAGGTCTTTCGCCGCCGTCGACAGGAGGTCGACCAGCCGCCGGACGGCGTCGTCGTCCCACTCGCTCAGCGCCCGGCTGAGCCACTCCGCCTTGCGGCGCTCCAGCGCGGCGAGCGCGCGCTCGCCGTCGGGCGTCGCGCGCAGCAGCGAGACCCGCCGGTCGGCGGGGTCGGGGCGGCGCGTGATCATCCCGGCCTGTTCGAGCTGGTGCACCTGCCTGCTGACCACCGAGGCGTCGACGACCCGGTGCTGGGCGAGGTCGGAGGCCCGGCACTCGCCGCGGTACACGAGCTCGGCCAGCAGACCGGTCGCGGCGTAGGGCACTTCGTCGTTGAACTGGAAGCCTTTCTGCAACGCCACGTGCTTGAGGCCGACCAGGAAGCGCAGCGGGCGCAGCAGCTCGCTGCAGAGTTCAGGCGTGGGTCCCATTGGCTACATCCCTTTAGTTGTTCGAGGCAACTATACAAAGGTTAGTTGCGTTAGGCAACTTGATGGCAGTCGAACGATTGCCGTGTGAGGTGGATCAACAAGAAGGGAGAAGGGGCCGGACCACCAGACCGACACGCGGGCCGACAGCCGCGATCTACGCACCGACAGCCGGATTTGCCCACCGCAGCCGGGACCTACGGCCCAGCAGCCGGATCGGCCCACCGCCGCCGAGACCTGTGGCCTTCAGCCGGAAACCGCGCCACCAGGCGAAGCCGTGCGCCAGCAGCAGAGCCGTGCGCCGCTGCCCAAGCTGCGCGCCGCTACCCCAAGCCGCGCGCCGCCGCCGAAGCCATGTGCCACCAGCCGAAGCCATGTGCCACCGCCCAAGCCGCACGCCGCCGCCCAAGCTGTGCGCCAGCAGCCCGAGCCGTGCGCCGCTATCCCAAGCCATGTGCCAGCAGCGGAACCGTGCCCCACCGCCGATTTCATGCGCGCCAAGACCGCGAGGGCCGCGCAGCGGCTGCCGCCGGGCCCGTCGTCCGCAGGTCACCGCAGGTCGCGGGACCGGCGGCCCGCTCGGCCATCAGAGGGTCACATCATGCCGTTCAGCTTGTTCAGCAGCCGGGCCATGTCCTTGAGGTCCTGCGTGGTCCAGCTCGCGAACTGGCCGTGCAGGTGCTTGCGCCGCTGGTTGCGGACCTGCTCCAGGCGGGCGCGCCCCAGCTCGGAGAGCTGGATGCGCCGGGCCCGGCCGTCGTCGGGGTCGGGCACCCGCTCCAGCAGGTCCAGCTCCACCAGCGTCGCGATCTGCCTGCTCACCGTGGACTTGTCCAGCCGCGTGCGGTCGGCGACGTCCATGCCCCGCAGCGGCCCGTGCTCGTCGACCATCAGCAGCAGGCTGTAGGAGGCCGGGTCGAGGTCCGGGTGCACCTGCTCGGCGACCATGCTCGACACGTTGCGCGCCCGGCGGAACATCATCACGAGCTCGCGTTCGATGGACTCGGCCGCCGTGCGGCGGTCGATGCCCTCGTCCCGCACGCCACCGGCGGAGCCGGCAGCACCGGCCTCTTCCTGCTCGATCACGACTCTCCTACCGTCCGCGCTGGCGCGCTCCGCCGACCGGGGTCGCCCGCACGGCGACCCCGGTGACAGTATCTTGCGAAATGTCTGGCTTGGGCAGGTCGTGGCCCTGATCCCTTCGAGCGAACAGGGACATCCCGCCGAGTGGGAGGGGCCGGTCGACGCGGGAAGCACCACCGTCCCATCGCCCGCCCCTCGGACGCAGCCAGGCCCCGGCCCGGGCGTCGGCGTCGTCTAGCCCGCGCCGACCTCGGCGTCGACGCGGTGCCACGGCCGCGGCGTGCCCTTCGCCTCGAAGTAGTCGCCGCCCTTGCGCTTGATGTCGTCGGTGCCCCAGCTGCGTTGCCGCACGACCGGAGCCATCCGCGGGATGTGCTTGCGGCAGTGCACGTAGGACTCCTCGACCTGCACGACCACCCACCGCTCGGGCGTGCGGCCGCGGTCGAACTCCGCGGGCAGGGCCGGGTGGATGGCCCTCAGGTCCGGGTCCTCGACGATGCGTGCCCTGCCGTTGACGTGCAGACCGATCAGGTCGGACACGAAGTCGCACATCAGGATCCCGATGTGCGGATTCTCACTGATGTTGCCGAGGCTGGCCAGCACGCCGTTGCCCCGGTACTCGGGGTAGGCGATGTGCCGGTCGTCGAGCACCTCGATGAAGCCCGGGGGACCGGCGCGCAGGCTGGAGTCGCACTCGCCACGCGAGTCGGAGGTGGCCACGAAGGCCATCTCCATCCGGGAGATGAACTCCTTCATCTGCGGGTTCAGGTGGTCGAGGACCTGGTCGTCGTAGAAGCGCCGGGCGCGCTTGGCGGTGCCGTATGCGCACTGCAGCAGGTGCTCACCCGCCGACCCGGGCAGCGCGGCGCCCTGGTGACCCTCCGTGAAGGGGTCGTTCGGGTCGTCGGAGCGGTTCGGGGAGTCCGCCCTCGCGGGCGACGGTTGCGGCTGGGACGGCCGCGCGGACGGAGGGTCGGCGAGCTCCAGCTCCAGCAGGTCGTCGTCGGCGGTGCCGCTCGGGGTGAGCTGCGGGAACACGGCTCCGGCCGGGGGGCGCAGGGGACCGGCGGCGGGACGCGCTGCTCCGGTCGTGGAGCGCACAGGGCCGGTCGGGGGACGAGGTGGGCCGGTCGGGGGACGCAAGCGGCCGGTCGGGGGTAAGTGGTCGGGGATCACGCGCCTCACCGTGTCACGCATCGCTTCGTTCGAACAGCGATGGCTACCAGGTTCGCCCAACGGAGACCCGGTTTATCAACAAGACGTAGTTAAAATGCACTCAAAAGTGCCATCAAGGCGCACGCGGCACAGCGGACACGTTAGGGTCCCCCCTAGTCGGGGGACGCTTGGCCGACAGCGACGTGCCCGAACGGTGCGACCGCCTACGTGGAGAAGACTGCGCCCGAACCATGACAGCGAACGCCGTACTGAGCCCCGGTCCTCCCCCGAACCGCGAGCCATCACCCGGGGTCAGCCAGATGGTCCGCCTGATCCGCGAGAGCTGGGCCGAAGTGGAGCCGCAGGCCGATGACGTGGCCAGGTTCTTCTACGGCATGCTCTTCAGCCTCTCCCCGGCAACCCGCGACCTGTTCGCGGTGAACATGGAGGTGCAGCGCAGCCGGTTGCTGCGGGCGCTCGTCCACGTGATCCAGATGGTGGACCGCCCCGACGACCTGCTGCCGTTCCTGCACCAGCTCGGCCGGGACCACCGCAAGTTCGGCGTGGTCTCCGCGCACTACGAGGCGGTGGGGACCGCGCTGCTGGCCTCGATCAAGAAGCACGCGGGCCCGGCGTGGACCGAGAGCGTCGAGCGCGCCTGGGCCGAGGCCTACACCGTGATGGCCTCGGCGATGACCGAAGCGGCGGCCGCCGACGAGGGCCCCGCCTGGTACAACGGCGAGATCGTGCACCACGAGCGGCTGAGCTGGGACGTCGCGATCGTGCGCGTGCAACCCGACCACCCGGTGCCATACCAGCCCGGGCAGTACGTCAGCGTCGAGGTTCCGCAGCGCCCGCGGCTGTGGCGCTACCTCACACCGGCCAACGCGCCGCGCGAGGACGGCACCATGGAGTTCCACATCAAGTCCGTGGAGGGCGGCTGGGTCAGCCGCGCGCTGGTCGGCCACGCCCGGCCGGGCGACACCTGGCGCATCGGTTCCCCGATGGGGCGGCTCAGCGTGGACCGCGAGCGCGACCGGGACGTGCTGATGATCGCCGGAGGCACCGGCCTGACGCCGATGCGCGCGATCATCGACGACCTCGCCCAGTACGGCGACAACCCGCGCGTGCAGCTCTTCTACGGCGGACGCAACCGCGATGACCTCTACGACCTCGAGGGCCTGCAGCGCGTCGCGATGAGCAACCCGTGGCTGACGGTGACGCCAGTGCTGGAGAACGACCCGGGCGCCACCGGCGCCGAGCACGGCACGCTCGCCGACGTCGTGACCCGCTACGGCGCGTGGTCCGAACGCGACGTGCTGGTCAGCGGCTCACCGGCGATGATCCGCGCGACCGTGTCGCGGATGCTGGTCGCGGGCACGCCGCTCGACCACATCCAGTACGACCCGTTCACGCTGGACTGAGCGCGGGGACGTCACGAGGAACGCGGGACGGTCGCAAGGCGGCGGACGTCTCCGCGTGGCCTCCCGGGCAGAGCACATCGTTGGGCGCGGACAGGTCGCTCTGCCTGGGAACGTCGCCGGACCGGTGAGGCCACACGCGACAGCGTCTCGCCGGGGAGGCACCGGACGTCCGTCCAGGCGTGCGACTGCATCTGGGCGACCTTGGTGATTCCGGCGACGCCGGGAGATCGTGGCCGCGGCACACGCCGGGCACAGCCGTGCCGCTCGGTTCCTGGAGAGCGGAGCCAAGATCATCGAGGCCGAATACCGGCAATGCGGACCGGGGCTCACCCGACAGGCAGCGCCACAGCCGCCGCCAAGGCCCGCCGCAGATCACCGCCAGTGCGAGCTGCGGGGTACCGCCAGCCAGCGTTGCGGTCACCCGCGTGCTGTGAGCTACCGGTAGCCCCTACCGGTTTGAGTGCGGCACACACGCCGCAGCGAGAGTCTACTTAGGACGCGGGCGCAGGCCCCGCCTCTGCGTCGGCCCACGGACACATCCGGACCGAACCGCCGCTCCGGCCGACATCGCCAGTCCAGCTAGTCCTGCCGGGTCCGCTCCTGACCCGGTGCCCCCAACATGACAGTGCCGCCCCCGCGTGGGGGGCGGCACGGCGTGGTCAGCGCTTGCGGTCGGGTTTCCAGACGACCAGCGCGGTTTCCTGGCGAACCGGAACGAGGTCGCGGCGGTACGAGGCGTGCACCTGCGCCGCCGCCTGCTCCGCGGCGGCGTGCGCCGCGGCGACCTCGGTCATCAGCTCCTGCACCTTCTCGCGCAGCGCGTCGACCTCGTTCTCCAGTTCGATGATGCGTTTGATGCCCGCGAGGTTGACGCCCTCCTCCTGGGAGAGCCGCTGGACCTCGCGCAGCAGGGCGATGTCACGCGCCGAGTACCGGCGCCCGCCCGCCGCGGTCCGTCCGGGAGAGACCAGGCCGAGCCGGTCGTAGCTGCGCAGCGTCTGGGCGTGCAGCCCGGACAGCTCGGCGGCCACCGAGATCACGAAGACCGGCGTGTCCTCGTTGGCACCTGGCGGGAACCCGACCGTCATGCTCAGCTTCGTGCGACTCCGACCGGTGGTCATGCCTTACCTCCCGAGCAGCTCGTCGAGGTCCCCGCGAGGGTCGTGATCCGCGGTCGCCTCCGCGTACGCGCGCAACGCGTCCTCCGCCTTGCCGTCCAGTTTGGACGGAACGGCGACCTGCAGGGTCACCAGGAGATCCCCTCGGCTGCCGCTCTTGCCCTCCACGCCCTTGCCGCGGACCCGCAGGGTGCGGCCGCTGCTGGTGCCGGGCTGGACCTTCAAGGAGACCTTGCCGTCCAGCGTGGGCACCGTCAACGTGGTTCCAAGGGTGAGTTCGGGAAAAGTGACCGGAACGGTGATCGTGAGGTCGCTGCCGGACCGGCCGAACACGCGGTGCGGGTTGACGTGCACCACCACGTACAGGTCGCCCGCCGCGGCCCCGTGCCTGCCCGGCTCGCCCTGACCGGCCAGCCGGATCCGCTGGCCGTCGGAGACGCCCTGCGGAATGCGGACGGTCAGGGTGCGGGTGCGGGT is a window of Saccharopolyspora erythraea NRRL 2338 DNA encoding:
- the clpB gene encoding ATP-dependent chaperone ClpB: MDAFNPTTKTQQAISSAAQAATVAGNPDVTPAHLLGALLAQGDGLTAPLLSAVDADPAEVRSELERIINALPAASGSTVSAPQLSREAVRSLTHGQHLATEMGDDYVSTEHLLVGLATEGGQVADLLRKHGATPEALKDAFAKVRGSARVSSPDPEGTYKALEKYGQDLTDRARRGDVDPVIGRDAEIRRVVQVLSRRTKNNPVLIGEPGVGKTAIVEGLAQRIVAGDVPESLRGKRVVSLDLGSMVAGAKYRGEFEERLKAVLKEITESAGQIITFIDELHTIVGAGATGEGAMDAGNMIKPMLARGELRMVGATTLDEYREHIETDAALERRFQQVLVGEPSPEDTVAILRGLKERYEVHHGVRITDGALVAAATLSDRYITARFLPDKAIDLVDEAASRLRMEIDSRPVEIDEVERAVRRLEIEEMALAKEEDPASLDRLAALRSELADRREKLSELTARWQGEKESIDKIRVLKTQLEQLRGESERAERDGDLGKAAELRYGRIPTLEKELDSATAAQSRHKAMLQEEVTPDDVADVVSAWTGIPAGRLLEGETTKLLRMEDELSARVVGQAEAVRAVSDAVRRARAGVSDPDRPTGSFMFLGPTGVGKTELAKALAGFLFDDDRAMVRIDMSEYSEKHSVARLVGAPPGYVGYDQGGQLTESVRRRPYSVVLFDEVEKAHQDVFDVLLQALDDGRLTDGQGRTVDFRSTILVLTSNLGSQAIADPNLTEQQRDEAVRAVVHQHFKPEFLNRLDDVVVFHALSTEELTSIVDIQVERLAQRLAQRRLVLDVQPAARDWLALNGFDPVFGARPLRRLVQSAIGDQLAKKLLGGEIREGDKVRVDTNDDSSALVVESA
- a CDS encoding YceI family protein → MLNMDNGHGAVTATVRAGDGWPVPGAALTVIDPAGAQVARVLGDDDGSAVAAGLPAGTYTTIITALGYEPVARTTMVHEGRAAALGVVELRQAGGFDLPAPGRWRIDPVHSSIRASARHLGISSIHGRFTDFTGDVHVGNPIETSVVEVVIDARSIDTANEQRDEHLRGADFLDVERYPEIAFRSTALRPRGGDAWDLDGVLMLCGVSRQVRLDTRFAGVGPDPWGGTRASASASVQLRREDFAMNFNQALRTGIAAIGTTLRVDIDIQAVRQG
- a CDS encoding MarR family winged helix-turn-helix transcriptional regulator is translated as MGPTPELCSELLRPLRFLVGLKHVALQKGFQFNDEVPYAATGLLAELVYRGECRASDLAQHRVVDASVVSRQVHQLEQAGMITRRPDPADRRVSLLRATPDGERALAALERRKAEWLSRALSEWDDDAVRRLVDLLSTAAKDLHRAAHAQEEVPADARRGAEPSTGAEPTSSAATPAAERPAPEHPGSERPTPQPPAPEPPAPERPTPERPAPRQPAPAATPAPAAQTPTTTEGA
- a CDS encoding MarR family winged helix-turn-helix transcriptional regulator; amino-acid sequence: MIEQEEAGAAGSAGGVRDEGIDRRTAAESIERELVMMFRRARNVSSMVAEQVHPDLDPASYSLLLMVDEHGPLRGMDVADRTRLDKSTVSRQIATLVELDLLERVPDPDDGRARRIQLSELGRARLEQVRNQRRKHLHGQFASWTTQDLKDMARLLNKLNGMM
- a CDS encoding FAD-binding oxidoreductase, producing MVRLIRESWAEVEPQADDVARFFYGMLFSLSPATRDLFAVNMEVQRSRLLRALVHVIQMVDRPDDLLPFLHQLGRDHRKFGVVSAHYEAVGTALLASIKKHAGPAWTESVERAWAEAYTVMASAMTEAAAADEGPAWYNGEIVHHERLSWDVAIVRVQPDHPVPYQPGQYVSVEVPQRPRLWRYLTPANAPREDGTMEFHIKSVEGGWVSRALVGHARPGDTWRIGSPMGRLSVDRERDRDVLMIAGGTGLTPMRAIIDDLAQYGDNPRVQLFYGGRNRDDLYDLEGLQRVAMSNPWLTVTPVLENDPGATGAEHGTLADVVTRYGAWSERDVLVSGSPAMIRATVSRMLVAGTPLDHIQYDPFTLD
- a CDS encoding pyridoxamine 5'-phosphate oxidase family protein, translating into MFPQLTPSGTADDDLLELELADPPSARPSQPQPSPARADSPNRSDDPNDPFTEGHQGAALPGSAGEHLLQCAYGTAKRARRFYDDQVLDHLNPQMKEFISRMEMAFVATSDSRGECDSSLRAGPPGFIEVLDDRHIAYPEYRGNGVLASLGNISENPHIGILMCDFVSDLIGLHVNGRARIVEDPDLRAIHPALPAEFDRGRTPERWVVVQVEESYVHCRKHIPRMAPVVRQRSWGTDDIKRKGGDYFEAKGTPRPWHRVDAEVGAG
- a CDS encoding heat shock protein transcriptional repressor HspR, with amino-acid sequence MTTGRSRTKLSMTVGFPPGANEDTPVFVISVAAELSGLHAQTLRSYDRLGLVSPGRTAAGGRRYSARDIALLREVQRLSQEEGVNLAGIKRIIELENEVDALREKVQELMTEVAAAHAAAEQAAAQVHASYRRDLVPVRQETALVVWKPDRKR